The Pseudomonadota bacterium genome has a window encoding:
- a CDS encoding UDP-2,3-diacylglucosamine diphosphatase has translation MVTPSDLLPANIRSLSDDATQDSPSKGDNADNITDFPLNIPAPVIKEPVGGERRKYRTIWISDIHLGTRGCNAEMLIDFLDNVDSDTMYLVGDIIDGWRLKKKFYWPSTHNDVVWRVLKRAKRGTRIIYIPGNHDEMVRPFSGMKFGDVEIERAAVHETADGRKLLVLHGDEFDAVMLAHRWLAFVGDALYTFMMGLNRWVNWGRQKLGMPYWSLSKTAKHKVKNAVEFISRYEELVSSAAAKRGVDGVVCGHIHTAEIREIDGITYYNDGDWVEGCTALVENFDGSMEILHWAEIMNARKKAGKEADLTPTDGAPLAA, from the coding sequence ATGGTCACGCCGTCCGATCTCCTGCCTGCCAATATCCGCTCGCTGAGCGATGATGCTACACAGGACAGTCCATCAAAGGGCGACAATGCGGACAATATCACCGATTTCCCGCTCAACATTCCAGCTCCGGTGATCAAGGAGCCGGTCGGTGGCGAGCGGCGCAAATATCGTACCATCTGGATTTCCGACATTCACCTCGGCACAAGAGGCTGCAATGCCGAGATGCTGATCGACTTTCTGGACAATGTCGACAGCGACACCATGTATCTGGTCGGTGACATTATCGATGGCTGGCGGCTGAAGAAGAAATTCTACTGGCCCTCGACCCATAATGACGTGGTGTGGCGGGTGCTCAAGCGCGCCAAGCGCGGCACCCGTATCATCTACATTCCAGGCAATCATGACGAAATGGTACGGCCGTTTTCGGGGATGAAGTTCGGCGATGTCGAGATTGAGCGTGCGGCCGTGCACGAAACCGCCGATGGCCGCAAATTGCTCGTGCTGCATGGTGATGAATTCGATGCGGTGATGCTGGCGCATCGCTGGCTCGCCTTTGTCGGCGATGCGCTCTACACTTTCATGATGGGGCTGAATCGCTGGGTAAACTGGGGCCGGCAGAAGCTGGGCATGCCCTATTGGTCGCTGTCCAAGACCGCCAAGCACAAGGTCAAGAACGCGGTCGAGTTTATCTCGCGCTATGAGGAACTGGTTTCCAGCGCAGCGGCCAAGCGCGGTGTCGATGGCGTTGTCTGCGGCCATATCCACACCGCCGAAATCCGCGAGATTGACGGCATCACTTATTATAATGATGGCGACTGGGTCGAAGGCTGTACCGCGCTGGTCGAGAATTTCGACGGCAGTATGGAAATCCTGCACTGGGCCGAGATCATGAACGCCCGGAAAAAGGCCGGGAAAGAGGCCGATCTGACCCCGACTGACGGCGCACCGCTGGCCGCATGA
- a CDS encoding glycosyltransferase family 1 protein: MRIALITDAWAPQMNGVVRTLNAVTDRLRQAGHEICVISPDQYLSVPCPSYPEIRLALARTASVSRKICDFAPDAIHIATEGPLGLAARRHCLRHGLPFTTAYHTQFPDYVARRIGISADYIWPYIRWFHGPAEQTMVATASIRAQLAEQGLERLTHWGRGVDLDCFRPDTPAPALYDDLPRPIQLYVGRVAVEKNIGAFLDTSHPGSKVVVGDGPALESLKAAYPQAHFAGVQKGRALAGYYANADIFVFPSRTDTFGLVMIEALASGTPVAAYPVAGPKDIIRDGIGVLDDDLERAIAIALRCDRDAAARYGRTFSWETSARQFLSALKPLDAAAKAAAA, from the coding sequence ATGCGTATCGCCCTGATCACCGATGCCTGGGCGCCGCAGATGAACGGCGTCGTGCGCACCCTGAATGCGGTCACCGACCGACTGCGTCAGGCCGGGCACGAAATTTGCGTGATTTCACCCGACCAGTATCTCTCGGTCCCCTGCCCCAGCTATCCGGAAATCCGTCTGGCCCTGGCGCGCACCGCATCGGTCAGCCGCAAGATCTGTGACTTTGCCCCCGATGCCATCCACATCGCCACCGAGGGACCGCTGGGGCTGGCGGCACGGCGTCATTGCCTGCGCCATGGCCTGCCCTTTACCACTGCTTATCATACCCAGTTCCCCGATTATGTCGCACGGCGCATCGGCATTTCTGCCGATTATATCTGGCCCTATATCCGCTGGTTCCACGGCCCGGCAGAACAGACCATGGTCGCCACTGCCTCGATCCGCGCCCAACTCGCCGAGCAGGGGCTGGAACGGCTGACCCATTGGGGCCGCGGTGTCGATCTTGACTGTTTCCGCCCGGATACGCCGGCACCGGCCCTCTATGACGACCTGCCACGCCCGATCCAGCTTTATGTCGGTCGTGTCGCGGTGGAGAAGAATATCGGCGCGTTTCTCGACACCAGCCACCCCGGCAGCAAGGTCGTGGTCGGCGATGGCCCGGCGCTGGAATCGCTCAAGGCGGCCTATCCACAGGCGCATTTTGCCGGTGTGCAAAAGGGTCGTGCCCTTGCAGGCTATTACGCCAATGCCGATATCTTTGTCTTCCCCAGCCGCACCGACACCTTCGGGCTGGTGATGATCGAGGCACTGGCCAGCGGCACCCCTGTCGCTGCCTATCCCGTCGCCGGACCAAAAGACATCATCCGCGACGGTATCGGGGTGCTCGATGACGATCTCGAGCGCGCCATAGCCATAGCCTTGCGCTGCGACCGCGATGCGGCGGCGCGCTATGGCCGGACATTCAGCTGGGAGACCAGCGCCCGCCAGTTCCTCAGTGCGCTCAAGCCGCTTGATGCCGCCGCAAAAGCCGCCGCTGCCTAG
- a CDS encoding cell cycle transcriptional regulator TrcR — protein MAHPLMPHATASWLVDNTGLTFEQIAEFCGLHILEVQAMADDLASTKYTGRDPVQAGELSMEEIEKAQADPEYSMAITKGPEQKHRTKGPRYTPVSKRQDKPDGIAWLLRNHPEISDAQIGKLIGTTRNTINAIRDRSHWNIANIQPKDPVTLGLCSQRELDAVVAKAAKKAGITSETPEDSKLGGDRAALIEELQAQREADKLAAEKAAREAEAEAAAQNLLGGEAPSGDPLA, from the coding sequence ATGGCCCATCCACTGATGCCGCATGCCACCGCATCCTGGCTGGTCGACAATACCGGCCTGACCTTCGAGCAGATCGCCGAATTTTGTGGTCTGCACATATTGGAGGTGCAGGCCATGGCCGATGATCTGGCCAGCACCAAATATACCGGGCGCGATCCGGTACAAGCGGGCGAGCTGAGCATGGAGGAGATCGAAAAGGCCCAGGCCGACCCGGAATATAGCATGGCCATCACCAAGGGGCCGGAGCAGAAGCACCGTACCAAGGGCCCGCGCTACACCCCGGTTTCCAAGCGGCAGGACAAGCCCGACGGCATTGCCTGGTTGCTGCGCAACCATCCGGAAATCTCCGATGCCCAGATCGGCAAGCTGATCGGCACCACGCGCAACACCATCAACGCCATTCGCGACCGCAGCCACTGGAATATCGCCAATATTCAGCCGAAAGACCCGGTCACACTGGGCTTGTGCAGCCAGCGCGAGCTCGATGCGGTGGTCGCCAAGGCAGCGAAGAAAGCCGGTATCACCTCCGAGACTCCCGAAGACAGCAAGCTGGGCGGAGACCGGGCGGCGCTGATCGAAGAGTTGCAGGCGCAGCGCGAAGCCGACAAGCTGGCGGCGGAAAAGGCGGCCCGCGAGGCAGAGGCCGAAGCTGCGGCGCAGAATCTGCTCGGCGGCGAAGCGCCTTCGGGTGATCCGCTCGCCTGA
- a CDS encoding MBL fold metallo-hydrolase: MADVAPLWPTAPAASEVTPSVLEALADHGLEPNEHKGLHYPLGHHAPEYGRLFPLLPDIGWTRLPVPGSLNHINIWLLADRDEQGDGVAIVDTGLNIPPSRQAWETLLAGDLAGKRITRVICTHFHPDHVGCAGWLCESQDVRLWMNRTEWLMARVLTSDVRDAPPEEAIVQMRLAGWDEERLAKMRQRGWGNFAKAVAPLPLSHVRLEDEQVITVGGRDWRILTGGGHTPEHCCLVDEDNGVVIAGDQILPRITSNVSVSLSEPMADPLGEWLESIAKFRNRLGADMLVLPAHGFPFTGVHARLDKLASGHHDQLAALEAALAEKPRRAVDTFGILFARKIDDSVYGLATGEAMAHLRHLVVTGRANVESRDGVAWFSAY; the protein is encoded by the coding sequence TTGGCAGATGTCGCTCCCTTATGGCCCACAGCCCCGGCAGCTTCCGAGGTAACGCCCTCGGTTCTCGAAGCGCTGGCCGATCACGGGCTGGAGCCAAACGAACATAAGGGCCTGCACTATCCGCTGGGGCATCACGCTCCCGAATATGGCAGGCTTTTCCCGCTGCTGCCCGATATCGGCTGGACCCGCCTGCCGGTCCCCGGATCACTCAACCATATCAATATCTGGCTGCTCGCCGATCGCGACGAACAGGGCGACGGTGTCGCCATTGTCGATACCGGTTTGAATATCCCGCCGTCGCGCCAGGCTTGGGAGACGTTGCTTGCCGGTGATCTGGCCGGCAAACGCATAACCCGTGTCATCTGTACCCATTTCCATCCCGATCATGTCGGCTGTGCCGGATGGTTGTGCGAAAGCCAGGATGTGCGGCTGTGGATGAATCGCACCGAATGGCTGATGGCGCGGGTGCTGACCAGCGATGTCCGCGATGCACCGCCCGAAGAGGCAATCGTGCAGATGCGTCTTGCCGGCTGGGATGAAGAGCGGCTGGCGAAAATGCGGCAACGCGGTTGGGGCAATTTCGCCAAGGCGGTGGCGCCACTGCCGCTCAGCCATGTGCGGCTGGAGGATGAACAGGTCATCACTGTCGGTGGGCGCGACTGGCGCATTCTCACCGGCGGTGGCCATACCCCGGAACATTGCTGCCTGGTCGATGAGGATAATGGCGTAGTCATTGCCGGCGACCAGATATTGCCGCGCATCACCTCCAATGTTTCGGTATCGCTGAGCGAGCCGATGGCCGACCCGCTGGGTGAATGGCTTGAAAGCATCGCCAAGTTCCGCAACCGGCTGGGGGCGGACATGCTGGTCCTGCCGGCGCATGGTTTCCCCTTTACCGGCGTGCACGCGCGGCTCGACAAGCTGGCCAGCGGGCATCACGACCAACTCGCTGCGCTCGAAGCGGCACTGGCCGAAAAGCCGAGGCGCGCCGTCGATACCTTCGGCATATTATTTGCCCGGAAGATTGACGACAGCGTTTACGGTCTCGCCACCGGCGAGGCGATGGCGCATCTCAGGCATCTGGTGGTAACCGGGCGCGCCAATGTCGAGAGCCGTGACGGCGTAGCCTGGTTCAGTGCCTACTGA
- a CDS encoding long-chain fatty acid--CoA ligase yields the protein MNEAMTIAPEHDDRPPIWKTHYNHPTQWDQFFAPMAMPDMFFRSAGRKGSAPLIDFMGRKYSYTETASGVCRVARGLQNLGLGKGDRIGLFLPNVPHYVAAYYGAMAAGCTVVNFSPLYTVDELAHQVEDSGTQLLFTLSAAALLPTALEVLEKSSLERLVVGSVAGALPSGKSLFYRLFKGKETAKRPDDNRITSFSSLIDNDGDYTRVAIRPDQDIALLQYTGGTTGTPKGAMLTHQNLTANARQVNRIDPDHDREDRILGVLPFFHVFANTCVLNRTVLNGGEMVILPRFDAVQALKAIDRTKVTALPGVPTMYQALLDNPRIEQTNFSPLRACISGGAPLPAEVKQKFEAKTGAKVVEGYGLTESSGVVSTNPYEGLNKSGTIGQPLPGTLVRLVDKEDPTKEVAEGEPGEIIFSGPQVMKGYWNRPDADAEVFINGYLRTGDVGQIDEDGYIRIVDRIKDMIAVGGFKVFPSEVEKILYTHDAIKEALVIGVADEYRGEMPKAFVTMEDDVEAIDGDTLMAWLNPQLGKHERVVAVVVRDELPKTLIGKLDRKALRAEEADAV from the coding sequence ATGAACGAAGCCATGACCATTGCCCCGGAACATGATGACAGGCCGCCCATCTGGAAAACGCATTACAATCATCCGACACAATGGGACCAGTTTTTCGCGCCGATGGCGATGCCCGACATGTTTTTCCGTTCCGCCGGACGCAAGGGCAGCGCACCTCTGATCGATTTCATGGGACGCAAATACAGCTATACCGAGACCGCATCGGGCGTCTGCCGCGTCGCCAGGGGCCTGCAGAATCTTGGACTGGGCAAGGGCGACCGGATCGGCCTGTTTCTGCCCAATGTGCCGCATTATGTCGCTGCCTATTATGGCGCGATGGCGGCGGGCTGCACCGTGGTCAATTTCTCGCCGCTTTATACCGTCGATGAACTGGCGCACCAGGTCGAGGACAGCGGCACCCAGCTGCTGTTCACCCTGTCTGCGGCGGCGCTGTTGCCAACGGCCCTGGAAGTATTGGAAAAGTCCAGCCTCGAACGGCTGGTGGTCGGATCGGTTGCCGGTGCCCTGCCCAGTGGCAAGTCGCTATTCTATCGCCTGTTCAAGGGCAAGGAGACGGCCAAAAGGCCCGATGACAACCGCATCACCAGCTTTTCCAGCCTGATCGACAATGATGGCGACTATACCCGTGTCGCTATTCGTCCGGACCAGGATATTGCGCTGCTGCAATATACCGGCGGCACCACCGGCACCCCCAAGGGGGCGATGCTGACGCACCAGAATCTCACTGCCAATGCGCGTCAGGTCAACCGCATCGACCCCGATCATGATCGCGAGGACCGGATTCTCGGCGTGCTGCCCTTCTTCCATGTCTTTGCCAATACCTGTGTTCTGAACCGCACTGTTCTCAATGGTGGCGAGATGGTTATCCTGCCGCGCTTCGATGCAGTGCAGGCACTGAAGGCGATTGACCGCACCAAGGTCACCGCTCTGCCGGGGGTTCCGACCATGTATCAGGCGCTGCTCGACAATCCGCGCATCGAACAGACCAACTTCTCGCCGCTACGCGCCTGTATCTCCGGCGGCGCGCCGCTGCCCGCGGAGGTGAAGCAGAAATTCGAGGCCAAGACCGGTGCCAAGGTGGTCGAAGGCTATGGCCTGACCGAGTCCAGCGGCGTGGTCTCCACCAACCCTTATGAGGGTCTCAACAAATCAGGCACCATCGGCCAGCCCTTGCCCGGCACATTGGTTCGCCTGGTCGATAAGGAAGACCCGACCAAGGAGGTCGCCGAAGGTGAGCCGGGTGAAATCATCTTTTCCGGTCCGCAGGTGATGAAGGGCTATTGGAACCGCCCCGATGCCGATGCCGAGGTATTTATCAACGGCTATCTGCGCACCGGCGATGTCGGCCAGATCGACGAGGATGGCTATATCCGCATTGTCGATCGCATCAAGGACATGATTGCCGTCGGCGGCTTCAAGGTATTCCCCAGCGAGGTCGAGAAAATTCTCTACACCCATGACGCGATCAAGGAAGCCCTGGTGATCGGCGTCGCCGATGAATATCGCGGCGAAATGCCCAAGGCCTTTGTAACAATGGAAGATGATGTCGAGGCGATCGATGGCGATACGCTGATGGCATGGCTCAATCCGCAGCTCGGCAAGCATGAACGGGTGGTTGCGGTGGTGGTGCGCGATGAGCTGCCCAAGACGCTGATCGGCAAGCTCGACCGCAAGGCACTGCGCGCCGAAGAAGCGGATGCGGTGTAA
- a CDS encoding NADH:flavin oxidoreductase/NADH oxidase family protein: MAASLDSPLTLPNGAVIPNRIAKAAMTEGLARPDGCPTLALDKLYRLWSEGGAGLLISGNIMIDGDHLERPGNVIIDGESIDDALPILSEWAQNATVGDNHFWAQLSHSGRQTTKLVNPEPKAPSAVKLALPGGQFGSPVALTAEEIGDVVTRFATAARITKRAGFTGVQIHAAHGYLLSSFLSPRANVRTDDYGGSLANRARILLDTVTAVRRVVGDGFPIAVKLNSADFQRGGFAFEDSLQVAQWLADAGVDLLEISGGTYEQPKLLGVEGIEAEEPQNIAPSTAKREAYFVDFAKAMQDSVSVPLMVTGGFRSRAAMDYALESGAADMIGLGRPMCVMPDAPGQLLAGTVDRLPAPEAGLRLLPPSLSWLRSIQMLKALDTFAVQYWFYGQIYALAENGEMDPELTPFQAFRMVEKRNKQLMAARNRIKR; encoded by the coding sequence ATGGCAGCCAGTCTGGACAGTCCGCTGACTCTTCCCAATGGCGCGGTCATTCCGAACCGTATTGCCAAGGCGGCGATGACCGAAGGTCTGGCGCGCCCCGATGGCTGTCCGACACTGGCGCTCGACAAGCTGTACCGGCTGTGGTCCGAAGGCGGTGCCGGATTGCTGATCAGCGGCAACATCATGATCGATGGTGATCATCTGGAGCGTCCGGGCAATGTCATTATCGATGGGGAATCGATTGATGACGCATTGCCCATCCTTTCCGAATGGGCGCAGAATGCGACCGTGGGGGACAACCATTTCTGGGCCCAGCTCAGCCATAGCGGTCGCCAGACGACCAAATTGGTCAACCCGGAACCAAAGGCACCGTCGGCGGTCAAGCTGGCGCTGCCCGGCGGCCAGTTCGGCAGCCCGGTAGCGCTGACGGCCGAGGAGATTGGCGATGTCGTCACCCGTTTTGCCACCGCAGCCCGGATCACCAAGCGTGCTGGCTTTACCGGAGTACAAATCCATGCAGCGCATGGCTATTTGCTCTCCTCCTTTCTGAGCCCGCGCGCCAATGTCCGCACCGATGATTATGGCGGCTCGCTTGCCAACCGGGCGCGTATCCTGCTCGACACTGTCACCGCAGTCCGCCGCGTTGTCGGCGATGGCTTTCCGATCGCGGTCAAACTCAACAGCGCCGATTTCCAGCGCGGCGGCTTTGCCTTTGAGGACAGCCTGCAGGTCGCCCAGTGGCTTGCCGATGCCGGAGTCGATCTGCTCGAAATTTCCGGTGGCACCTATGAGCAGCCGAAGTTGCTCGGTGTCGAAGGTATCGAGGCCGAGGAGCCGCAAAATATTGCGCCCTCGACCGCGAAGCGCGAGGCCTATTTCGTCGATTTCGCCAAGGCGATGCAGGATAGTGTGTCGGTGCCGCTGATGGTCACCGGCGGTTTCCGCAGCCGCGCCGCCATGGACTATGCGCTGGAAAGCGGCGCGGCGGATATGATCGGCCTTGGTCGCCCCATGTGCGTCATGCCCGATGCCCCGGGACAGCTGCTTGCCGGCACGGTCGACCGCCTGCCGGCACCGGAAGCCGGTCTCAGGCTGCTGCCGCCATCGCTGAGCTGGTTGCGTTCGATCCAGATGCTCAAGGCGCTCGATACCTTTGCGGTGCAATACTGGTTTTATGGCCAGATTTATGCACTGGCGGAAAATGGCGAGATGGACCCGGAGCTGACACCGTTTCAGGCCTTCCGCATGGTCGAAAAGCGCAACAAGCAGTTGATGGCAGCAAGGAACCGGATCAAGCGCTAG